CATTGTGACCGAGGTCTCTCAATTTTTGGACCGCGTTTTCTCCAGACTCGTCAACATAAGCCTCATTCCGTATTTTCTTATAGTAGCGTGAAGAACTGGCCGTGAGGACGGCGATTCTTAGGTTATGCGGGCTCTCAGCCCTGTGCTGTTCATGCGGTTTCACTTGTCTTCACCTTCGAAACCACTCTTATGTCCGTGATGGCTGTGGTAGGGTATTGTCCATATTCGTCCTTCTCATACTGCTTCACAACATCCCATATGTTGAGGAGAGCTGTGGCAACGGCTGTCAAGGCCTCCATCTCGACACCCGTCTTCTCATAGGCAACAACTTTGGACCTGACTTCTATGTAATTTTCTCCAACTTCTTCAGTAATCTCTACATGCTCGAGCTTGAGGGGGTGGCAGAGAGGTAGGAGGGTTGGGGTTTGTTTTGCACCTAGAATGCCTGCTACATGAGCTAGTTGAAGTGGGTCACCTTTCTCAACAGCTTTTTTTCTAATCATCTCAACGGTGCTGTGCTTGAGAATGATGCGGCCGACCGCGACGGCTTCTCTTTTCTGAACAGGTTTGGCGGACACGTCAACCTGCTTAATGCTCATGATGATGGTTAGGCGTCAAGGTATAAAATGGTATCGTCTACACTCTTCTGCCTCTTCGGCCGCCTTTTTTCCTGACGCTGTCGTGTGGGATTGGTGTGACGTCCTCGATTCTCCCAATCATCAAACCTGATCGAGCTATAGTACGGATAGCGGCCTGTGTAGCGGGCCCGGGTGTACGCGACTTCACGCCCCCCGGAGCTCTGACGAGAATGTGTACAGCTGTTATTCCAGCGGCCTTAGCCGCCTCCATGACAAAGGAAGCAGCCCTCATACCTGCGTAGGGAGTTGGCTCCAGCCTTCCCGCGTCAACAAACATTCCACCTGAAGCCCTCGCTATTGTCTCAGCCCCAGTTAAATCGGTCAGATGCACGATTATGTTGTTGTAGGAGGAGTAGATGTGGACAACTCCCCACTTCTGCTTCTGCTGTGGGGTCTGCTCGGCTGACTGCTGTTCTGCGCTCATCCTTCCACACCAGTCCACACGGTGTATTTAGTTGTTATCCGTGGCTTAGCTTATATGGTCTTTTATGCTTGGCTCTGGACCTTTATTGGCTCTGTGAGCCTTATTTCCTCCTCCTCGCCACGTTTGACATGATAACTTGGTGCCCTCACTTTCTTCCCGCCCACAAGCACCTTACCATGTGTAATGAGCTGTCTAGCATGGAAAATTGTCCGTGCTAAGCCTGTCCGGAAGACGATTGTCTGGAGCCTTCTTTCGAGGAAGTCTTTCACAGTGAGCTTTAGGACGTCGTCGAGTGTGGCGCCCTGCGGAAGCAGGCCAAGCCTGTTGAGTCTGCCGATGAGCTTACTCTCCTCGGCTATCCTTTTTTCACCCACTGCTGTGAAAAGTCTCCGAGCGAGAGCTCTGTATTTACGCAGCTGGCTCGCCGCCCTCCAAATCTCCCTCTTGTTCCGTAGACCATACTCACCCATCAGCTTAAGCTCCTCCTCAAGAATCTCCCTTCGCCACGGATGCCTAGGGGTCTCATACTTCTTCCGTATCCGCTTCGGATCGCCCATTTCCAGCAATCCACGCATTTAACCATCTTATAAACATCCAGTTGGTTGGGGAAACCTTATATAAAATCCGCCTTCTCGACGGGTGATGAATGAATACGATGTCGTGGTGGTAGGCGGTGGGCCTGCAGGAGTTTCGGCGGCGAAGGCCGCTGCCATGAACAGCGTCAGCGTTCTCCTGCTTGAGAAGCATCCGACCATAATGGCTAACAAGCCTTGTGGAGAGGCCTGTAGCAAGGAGACGCTTGTCACCGCGGGTGTTAAGCCCAGCCCCCGCATAGTTATGCATGAGGCTTACGCCCTTGTATATTCTCCGAGCATGATAGAGGTGAAGATTCCGCAGATAGGCTACAACATCAACAAATCCTTCTTTATTCAGGAGATTGCTGCGCAGGCCGCGGAATATGGGGCCGACATACATGTTAGAGAGGAGGTTACAGGAGTTGTTAGAGAGAACTCTAAGCTTCTAGTGAAAACCAACAGGGACACCTACAAAGCGAAGGTTGTGATAGGGGCAGACGGCTACAACTCAACCGTGGCGCGCAGCCTCGGTGTAACAGAGAGGCCCGAACCCATACCAACCGTCCAATACATAATGGCAAACTGTAGGCTGAAGAACTCCGACGCCGTCAGGTTCTATCTCGGCAACAAAATAGCACCCGGAGGATATGCGTGGATATTTCCGCGCACAGAGAAGCTGGCCGAAGTGGGAATAGGCGTTAGAGGAGCAGTCGCAAAGGACTACCTAGACGCATTCGTCAAACTTTTCAGCGACGAGCTTGGAAACGCGAAAATCATCGACTATAGAGGGGCACCCGTCCCCATAGGCGGAGCTATATCGGAGAGTGTTTTTGACGGAGCGATGCTTATTGGTGATGCGGCGGGGCATGTCATTCCTTTGACAGGGGCGGGAATACATTCCTCTGTCTCGGCTGGACTGGCGGCGGGTAAAGTTGCCGCCACCGCTGTGCAGGAAGGCGACACGTCTAAACGCCGTCTCTCAGAGTTTTACAAGCTTTATGAGCCTTGGCTAAACCGGATAAAGAAAAGCCTCAAAGCGATGAGGGCTGTGGAGAAGCTCACCGACGAGGAGCTCGACACCCTCGCTAAAATCTTCCAAGCCGACGACATACTCGACCTCGCCAACGGAATGGACATAGGAAGGGTGGCGAAAAAACTTCTGAGCCATCCTGTGCTGGCGGTTAAGCTCGCCCGCCAACTTTTGTGAAAACGAGAGCGTGATGCAGAATCGATTTGATGAAATGTTCGCGGTAAATGTTTTCGTTGGGTGCGTGGAGCTTGGAGCCAGGATGAGCGAGGGCTGAAAGCATCGCCGTCGGTATCCCCGCCTTGACAAAATGGTATAGAGGCCCCGTGCCAGCCATGTTTGGCAAAACACTCGGCCTCTTTCCATAAACCTGTACCGCGGCGTCGACAGCTGCTTTCACAAGCGGGTTCTCATGGCTTATTCTCGCGGGATAAGAGACTGTGTAGACCTTCACATCAACATCTTTCGGGAGAATTTTCTTAATTGTTTTGAGAAGTTTCAACGGGTCTTGGTTGGGGACGAGTCGAAAATCGATTTTAACCGTCGCTGTCGAGGGGACGATTGTCTTTGACCCAGGCCCCGTGTAGCCTGAGTAAAGGCCTGCGATGTTACACGTAGGCTCGTAGACAAGCTTCTCGGCGACCTGGCCACCCTCCACAGCGAGCCTTTCCACGCCAAGGCTGTCGGCATATTCTCGGGCGCTTTTCCTCAGGCTCTTCATCAATCTTTTCTCAGCAGCAGTAGGCTTGGCCACGGTCTCATAGAATCCGGGAACCTTCACACGGCCTCTCTCATCCTTGATCATCCTAATTATTTTCAGCATTTTTTCGGCGGCGTTCTCGATGATGGGGGCATACATGGAATGTGCATCTGCCTTCGCTGTCCTAAGTGTGAGCTCTATGTAGAGCATGCCTTTTACTCCGAGGTATAGGTTGGGCCCGCTCCTGTCTATGTCCCCGCCTTCCCACATACAGCCAGGCACACCTTTGAAAAGGCCCTTG
The sequence above is drawn from the Candidatus Caldarchaeum subterraneum genome and encodes:
- a CDS encoding molybdenum cofactor biosynthesis protein C, producing MSAKPVQKREAVAVGRIILKHSTVEMIRKKAVEKGDPLQLAHVAGILGAKQTPTLLPLCHPLKLEHVEITEEVGENYIEVRSKVVAYEKTGVEMEALTAVATALLNIWDVVKQYEKDEYGQYPTTAITDIRVVSKVKTSETA
- a CDS encoding small subunit ribosomal protein S11; this translates as MDWCGRMSAEQQSAEQTPQQKQKWGVVHIYSSYNNIIVHLTDLTGAETIARASGGMFVDAGRLEPTPYAGMRAASFVMEAAKAAGITAVHILVRAPGGVKSRTPGPATQAAIRTIARSGLMIGRIEDVTPIPHDSVRKKGGRRGRRV
- a CDS encoding small subunit ribosomal protein S4 yields the protein MRGLLEMGDPKRIRKKYETPRHPWRREILEEELKLMGEYGLRNKREIWRAASQLRKYRALARRLFTAVGEKRIAEESKLIGRLNRLGLLPQGATLDDVLKLTVKDFLERRLQTIVFRTGLARTIFHARQLITHGKVLVGGKKVRAPSYHVKRGEEEEIRLTEPIKVQSQA
- a CDS encoding geranylgeranyl reductase, whose product is MNEYDVVVVGGGPAGVSAAKAAAMNSVSVLLLEKHPTIMANKPCGEACSKETLVTAGVKPSPRIVMHEAYALVYSPSMIEVKIPQIGYNINKSFFIQEIAAQAAEYGADIHVREEVTGVVRENSKLLVKTNRDTYKAKVVIGADGYNSTVARSLGVTERPEPIPTVQYIMANCRLKNSDAVRFYLGNKIAPGGYAWIFPRTEKLAEVGIGVRGAVAKDYLDAFVKLFSDELGNAKIIDYRGAPVPIGGAISESVFDGAMLIGDAAGHVIPLTGAGIHSSVSAGLAAGKVAATAVQEGDTSKRRLSEFYKLYEPWLNRIKKSLKAMRAVEKLTDEELDTLAKIFQADDILDLANGMDIGRVAKKLLSHPVLAVKLARQLL
- a CDS encoding peptidase M20, which translates into the protein MQGNWSRIFGALKELIGIPSVSAKNQSISECANFLKNLLESYGFSVSFLESPTGKPAVYAEKKGEQGSILLYNHYDVQPPEPLEEWKTDPFQLVERDGLLFGRGVSDNKGEIIARLAAVDCVEKVLGELPVTVKWLIEGEEEVGSPGIPDIVSRNKGLFKGVPGCMWEGGDIDRSGPNLYLGVKGMLYIELTLRTAKADAHSMYAPIIENAAEKMLKIIRMIKDERGRVKVPGFYETVAKPTAAEKRLMKSLRKSAREYADSLGVERLAVEGGQVAEKLVYEPTCNIAGLYSGYTGPGSKTIVPSTATVKIDFRLVPNQDPLKLLKTIKKILPKDVDVKVYTVSYPARISHENPLVKAAVDAAVQVYGKRPSVLPNMAGTGPLYHFVKAGIPTAMLSALAHPGSKLHAPNENIYREHFIKSILHHALVFTKVGGRA